A region of Subtercola boreus DNA encodes the following proteins:
- a CDS encoding histidine phosphatase family protein, with amino-acid sequence MGHVLYLVRHGEQVDAEYGVADGPLSPRGERQARLLADRLGGVPFDNVWHSPLQRAEETAAIMARQLPALDPKPTPLLFDCVPTEYSPEMPKAFEPFFNSVTEDEVDAGRAQMSDAVAEFLTPSRETTHDLLITHNFVIGWFVREALSAPGWRWVGVNQANCGLTIIRYRSGRMPELVTHNDLGHLPVELRTGLADQQPY; translated from the coding sequence ATGGGCCATGTTCTCTACCTGGTGCGCCACGGCGAGCAGGTCGACGCAGAGTACGGGGTCGCCGACGGGCCGCTCTCCCCGCGGGGAGAGCGCCAGGCGCGACTTCTGGCCGACCGGCTGGGCGGCGTGCCGTTCGACAATGTCTGGCACTCGCCGCTCCAGCGCGCCGAGGAGACCGCCGCCATCATGGCCCGGCAGCTTCCCGCGCTCGACCCGAAGCCCACCCCGCTGCTGTTCGACTGCGTTCCGACCGAGTACAGCCCGGAGATGCCGAAGGCGTTCGAGCCGTTCTTCAACTCGGTGACCGAAGACGAGGTCGACGCGGGCCGGGCGCAGATGTCCGACGCGGTCGCCGAGTTTTTGACGCCGTCCCGGGAGACCACCCACGATCTGCTGATCACGCACAACTTCGTCATCGGCTGGTTCGTGCGCGAGGCCCTCAGCGCGCCGGGCTGGCGGTGGGTCGGCGTGAACCAGGCCAATTGCGGTCTCACGATCATCCGGTACCGGAGCGGGCGGATGCCCGAGCTCGTGACGCACAACGATCTCGGCCACCTGCCGGTCGAGCTCCGTACCGGCCTCGCCGACCAGCAGCCCTACTGA
- a CDS encoding GNAT family N-acetyltransferase: MHVVECPVSDPDARLLLEHYFASRADGFPPERGTYRVTFPDPALFLPPEGVFLLLRGDDDGPVGCGGIRRQDDTTFEVKHVWLEPPARGQGWAGILMQRLEDRARDFGATAVVLDTNASLLGAAKLYARRGYENIPAYNDNPNATNWYRKALG, encoded by the coding sequence GTGCACGTCGTCGAATGCCCCGTCAGCGATCCGGACGCCCGGCTGCTCCTCGAGCATTACTTCGCCTCCCGGGCCGACGGCTTCCCGCCCGAACGCGGCACGTACCGGGTGACGTTCCCCGATCCGGCCCTCTTCCTACCACCGGAGGGCGTCTTTCTGCTTCTGCGCGGCGATGACGATGGGCCGGTCGGCTGCGGCGGCATTCGGCGACAGGACGACACCACGTTCGAGGTCAAACACGTCTGGCTGGAACCGCCGGCACGCGGGCAGGGCTGGGCGGGCATCCTGATGCAGCGGCTCGAAGACCGGGCGCGGGACTTCGGCGCCACCGCCGTCGTGCTCGACACGAACGCGAGCCTGCTCGGGGCCGCGAAGCTCTACGCGCGGCGCGGCTACGAGAACATCCCCGCGTACAACGACAACCCGAACGCGACGAACTGGTACCGCAAAGCGCTGGGCTGA
- the dapB gene encoding 4-hydroxy-tetrahydrodipicolinate reductase: MSTKVAIVGASGKMGRLAHELLTRRAGDAAAATSAEAAASADAEPEFEIVAELGSKDALDGMIGADVVLDVTVPGASQSVVDFAVSHGINVLVGTSGWSGDRILALEHRVSATPGTGVVIVPNFSLGSVLATAFAAMAAQFFDSIEIVEAHGSTKLDSPSGTAVRTAELIAAARAGVGPVSAPHTDQRARGQQVASVPVHSLRLQGVVAKQSVIFGGVGEVLTLSHETLSSTSYEAGILLGLRAATTATGVTVGLDRLLDLTRLLGAPSTPNDSWKPEPERVSGQAARVTTA; encoded by the coding sequence ATGAGTACCAAGGTGGCCATCGTCGGTGCGTCGGGCAAGATGGGGCGGCTGGCGCACGAGCTGCTGACGCGCCGGGCGGGCGACGCGGCAGCTGCGACGTCTGCAGAAGCTGCGGCGTCTGCAGATGCGGAGCCGGAGTTCGAGATCGTCGCCGAACTGGGTTCGAAAGACGCGCTCGACGGGATGATCGGGGCCGACGTCGTGCTCGACGTCACCGTGCCGGGGGCCAGCCAGTCCGTCGTCGACTTCGCGGTCTCGCACGGCATCAACGTGCTCGTCGGCACCTCGGGCTGGTCGGGCGACCGCATCCTCGCACTCGAGCACCGCGTCTCCGCCACTCCCGGCACCGGGGTGGTGATCGTGCCGAACTTCTCGCTCGGCTCGGTGCTCGCCACCGCCTTCGCCGCCATGGCCGCGCAGTTCTTCGACTCCATCGAGATCGTCGAGGCGCACGGCTCGACCAAGCTCGACTCCCCGTCGGGCACCGCCGTGCGCACCGCCGAACTCATCGCGGCCGCCCGGGCGGGTGTCGGCCCCGTCTCCGCGCCGCACACCGACCAGCGCGCCCGCGGCCAGCAGGTGGCGAGCGTTCCCGTGCACAGCCTGCGGCTGCAGGGCGTCGTCGCGAAGCAGTCCGTGATCTTCGGCGGTGTCGGTGAGGTGCTGACCCTCAGCCACGAGACACTGTCGTCGACGTCGTACGAGGCCGGCATCCTGCTCGGCCTCCGCGCGGCGACCACCGCCACGGGGGTGACAGTGGGTCTCGACCGGCTCCTCGACCTGACCAGGCTGCTCGGTGCACCGAGCACGCCGAACGACAGCTGGAAGCCGGAGCCCGAGCGCGTCTCCGGCCAGGCTGCGCGGGTGACCACCGCATGA
- a CDS encoding tetratricopeptide repeat protein yields the protein MKGRIAALVMALLLVLYLGLVFQRAILFIGSGVAVGIVIGIALLVLPIVGAWALYRELLFGFRTQKLVGILRQTDDLPVDDLPKRPSGRPFRAEADEEFEVYRAEVESAPESWKAWFRLGLAYDASGDRKRARSALRQAIAFYRAEPNAA from the coding sequence ATGAAGGGCCGGATCGCGGCGCTCGTGATGGCCCTGCTGCTCGTGCTCTATCTGGGGCTGGTGTTCCAGCGGGCGATTCTCTTCATCGGTTCCGGTGTTGCGGTGGGAATCGTCATCGGGATCGCCCTGTTGGTGCTGCCGATCGTCGGGGCCTGGGCGCTCTACCGCGAGCTGCTGTTCGGGTTCCGCACCCAGAAACTCGTCGGCATCCTGCGGCAGACCGATGACCTCCCGGTGGACGATCTGCCGAAACGCCCCAGCGGTCGTCCCTTCCGCGCGGAGGCCGATGAAGAGTTCGAGGTCTACCGGGCAGAGGTCGAGTCGGCTCCCGAAAGCTGGAAGGCGTGGTTCCGGCTGGGTCTCGCGTACGACGCGAGCGGCGACCGAAAGCGCGCGCGCAGCGCACTGCGTCAGGCGATCGCGTTCTACCGGGCGGAGCCGAACGCGGCGTGA
- a CDS encoding TIGR01777 family oxidoreductase produces MHILISGGSGFIGTELTTQLRDAGHTVVRLVRHPTRAADERMWDPDARWLNQETVEHADAVINLSGASISRLPWTLSYKRTILDSRVNATTTLAAAIARAENPPAVFLSGSAVGYYGDRPGEVLTEQSAMGEGFLPKVVDAWERASQIALPATRVVNFRTGVVLGPGGLTKTLSLIARLGGAGPLGSGAQHWPWISLYDEAAGIRHLLESKLSGAVNLAAPTPATAAEVMRAIAEQVHRPYWLPAPAWAIKGILADAGRELILSDQNESSELIASDGFTFRDTDLRQTVAKALAG; encoded by the coding sequence ATGCACATCCTCATCTCCGGTGGGTCGGGGTTCATCGGCACCGAGCTCACCACGCAGCTCCGAGACGCCGGCCACACGGTGGTGCGGCTTGTGCGACACCCGACCCGCGCCGCCGACGAACGCATGTGGGACCCGGATGCCCGGTGGCTGAACCAGGAGACGGTGGAACACGCCGACGCCGTGATCAACCTCTCGGGAGCATCCATCTCCCGCCTGCCCTGGACGCTGTCGTACAAGCGCACGATCCTCGATTCCCGGGTCAATGCGACCACCACCCTCGCGGCAGCGATCGCCCGGGCAGAGAACCCCCCGGCGGTCTTCCTCAGCGGATCGGCCGTCGGCTACTACGGCGACCGGCCCGGTGAGGTGCTGACGGAGCAGAGCGCGATGGGCGAGGGCTTCCTGCCGAAGGTCGTCGACGCCTGGGAGCGCGCCTCACAGATCGCGCTACCGGCCACCCGGGTCGTGAACTTCCGCACGGGGGTGGTGCTCGGACCGGGCGGCCTGACGAAGACCCTCAGCCTGATCGCGCGGCTCGGCGGCGCGGGTCCTCTCGGCTCCGGTGCGCAGCACTGGCCCTGGATCAGCCTGTACGACGAGGCTGCAGGCATCCGGCACCTGCTCGAATCGAAGCTGAGCGGGGCCGTGAACCTCGCCGCGCCGACCCCGGCGACCGCCGCCGAGGTGATGCGCGCGATCGCGGAGCAGGTGCACCGCCCCTACTGGCTGCCGGCGCCGGCGTGGGCCATCAAGGGAATCCTGGCCGATGCGGGCAGGGAACTCATCCTCAGCGACCAGAACGAGTCGTCGGAGCTGATCGCTTCCGACGGGTTCACCTTCAGGGACACCGACCTCCGCCAGACGGTCGCGAAGGCGCTGGCCGGCTGA
- a CDS encoding alpha/beta hydrolase, with protein MGSLGSASIVDGPVVWAVYAVAALLALCLLLVRPNRGWLRGRWVTVAVVSMLVGAGAGLLLTWFTDDLLNLFGVDFSFVTRAWIAVSVAGVALGFCSVVAGRLRRKLLGIVGVLVFLATGAMSINIDIGTYPTLQSLAGVSPYDTSTLPALGRATTLPMPLEASWVPPSNLPAAGSISSVRIPGTVSGFDARDGLVYLPPAALVANPPVLPVVIALSGQPGAPADPLVSGHLAESLDAFAKAHHGLAPIVVSPDQLGAPENNPMCVDGALGNAATYLTVDVVAWITAHLPVADPPDQWAIAGFSEGGTCAVQLGAEHPELFGALLDISGELVPTNGSTVQETIDSGFAGSLAAYTAAQPLTILKEHTPYAGSFAVFAVGENDAEFRTTALEVSAAAKAAGMTTTFFEAPGSAHDYTTATYAFARGVALLSSHWGLAT; from the coding sequence ATGGGTTCTCTCGGGAGCGCCAGCATCGTCGACGGTCCCGTCGTCTGGGCGGTCTACGCCGTCGCGGCCCTCCTCGCTCTCTGCCTCCTCCTGGTGCGGCCGAACCGGGGCTGGCTCCGGGGCCGCTGGGTCACGGTCGCCGTCGTCTCGATGCTGGTCGGCGCCGGTGCCGGCCTACTGCTCACCTGGTTCACGGATGACCTGCTGAACCTCTTCGGTGTCGACTTCTCGTTCGTGACCCGGGCCTGGATCGCCGTCTCGGTGGCCGGCGTCGCCCTCGGGTTCTGCTCCGTCGTGGCGGGCCGCCTCCGCCGGAAGCTGCTCGGCATCGTCGGCGTGCTCGTCTTCCTCGCCACGGGTGCGATGAGCATCAACATCGACATCGGAACCTACCCCACCCTGCAGTCGCTGGCCGGGGTGAGCCCCTACGACACCTCGACGCTGCCGGCGCTCGGCAGAGCGACCACCCTTCCGATGCCCCTCGAGGCCAGCTGGGTACCGCCCTCCAACCTCCCTGCGGCGGGTTCGATCTCCAGCGTGCGGATCCCGGGAACGGTGTCGGGGTTCGACGCCCGGGACGGCCTGGTCTACCTTCCCCCAGCGGCCCTGGTGGCGAACCCGCCGGTGCTGCCTGTCGTCATCGCGCTCTCGGGCCAGCCCGGAGCGCCGGCGGACCCTCTCGTCTCCGGCCACCTCGCCGAGTCGCTCGACGCGTTCGCGAAGGCGCACCACGGGCTCGCCCCGATCGTCGTCAGTCCCGACCAGCTCGGTGCCCCCGAGAACAACCCGATGTGCGTCGACGGCGCGCTCGGCAACGCGGCCACCTACCTCACTGTCGATGTCGTCGCCTGGATCACCGCGCACCTGCCGGTCGCCGACCCACCAGACCAGTGGGCGATCGCAGGATTCTCCGAGGGCGGCACCTGCGCCGTCCAGCTCGGCGCCGAGCATCCGGAGCTCTTCGGCGCGCTGCTCGACATCTCGGGCGAGCTCGTGCCGACCAACGGCAGCACCGTGCAGGAGACGATCGACTCCGGTTTCGCGGGCAGCCTCGCCGCCTACACGGCTGCGCAGCCGCTCACGATCCTGAAGGAACACACACCCTACGCTGGGAGCTTCGCCGTGTTCGCCGTCGGGGAGAACGACGCCGAGTTCCGAACGACGGCTCTAGAGGTGTCGGCTGCTGCGAAGGCGGCCGGGATGACCACCACCTTCTTCGAGGCACCGGGAAGTGCCCACGACTACACGACGGCGACCTACGCGTTCGCCCGCGGCGTCGCGCTCCTCTCCTCGCACTGGGGGCTCGCCACGTGA
- a CDS encoding phosphatidylglycerol lysyltransferase domain-containing protein has protein sequence MTAPQTAALPAEVKAPAKRRRWLGSVGRWAASIPFTWVIVGVAIAVGILQMVFRASLGRLFGSLLSLSFDQVVSQHHWFAGITSVLFAARALHIVVLMPIILIVLGAAERLLGTWRTVMVYLTVAVVATALGLALQGLGIWLGVIVAEQVRSMATIDPLIPVVGAILAASAFAGPLLRRRIRVLGFAALLMFVLYSGLPSDLYRLLAAVVGLLFGMYLRRRQHGPAARRVTRSSHRELRSLLASLVAITAVGPLITIVSPNGFGPLQPLGLLFRDTLSSQADIAAACVSGQYSEACSDAVAAARLDGVGPVLVTLLPLVVLLVSALGIVRGRRVALWLAVAVNLFLAVLGVTYYGVFPSLGANTFFDLSNGQFDQHSVSVVISIVLPLLIAGLLVSSLRIFPTEFSSGATPRFFLVVAAALAVVGSLYLSVAWLLRNDFAPAVTIGDLLSDLPERFMPVGFLSLERSEVLPSSDATRLLYEWVGPVFWLIVIAAAALSISRLKVGSEANASARIRSLLHSGVTGSLSWMATWTGHHYWFQGPEPGAPAVAYRVINGIAIATGEPLCAPDDRAGAIADFARYCTDHGWTPVFYAVSGDLVPHFRQMHWSLMQIAEEAVVEVSSFSLEGKKMQGIRTAINKAVKLGITAEWTSFARLSASQIAQVRDISELWVAEKDLPEMGFTLGGLDELTDPDVRLMLAVDTDGSVLGVTSWLPSYRRGEVCGWTLDFMRRRPDSVNGVMEFLIAETILRAQESGLDFVSLSAAPLAQGAPEGGERQEGATQALLSVLGRALEPVYGFQSLLSFKQKFKPARVPLYLAYADPLSLPVVGVSLARAYVPTFSARHAFGFLTRGS, from the coding sequence GTGACGGCGCCCCAGACGGCAGCCCTGCCTGCGGAGGTGAAGGCGCCCGCGAAAAGGCGTCGGTGGCTCGGCTCGGTCGGCCGCTGGGCCGCCTCCATACCGTTCACCTGGGTGATCGTCGGCGTCGCGATCGCCGTCGGCATCCTGCAGATGGTCTTCCGCGCCTCTCTCGGCCGGCTCTTCGGGAGCCTGCTGTCGCTGAGCTTCGACCAGGTCGTCAGCCAGCACCACTGGTTCGCCGGGATCACGAGCGTGCTGTTCGCCGCTCGGGCCCTGCACATCGTCGTTCTGATGCCGATCATCCTGATCGTGCTCGGGGCAGCCGAACGACTGCTCGGCACCTGGCGCACCGTGATGGTCTACCTCACGGTGGCGGTGGTCGCGACCGCCCTCGGCCTGGCGCTCCAGGGCCTCGGCATCTGGCTCGGGGTGATCGTGGCCGAGCAGGTGCGGTCGATGGCGACGATCGATCCGCTCATCCCCGTGGTCGGAGCCATTCTGGCCGCCAGTGCGTTTGCCGGTCCGTTGCTCCGGCGGCGCATCCGGGTCCTCGGTTTCGCGGCCCTCCTCATGTTCGTGCTCTACTCGGGCCTGCCGTCCGACCTCTACCGGCTTCTGGCCGCGGTCGTCGGGCTGCTGTTCGGCATGTACCTCCGCCGTCGCCAGCACGGGCCGGCAGCGCGCCGGGTCACCCGCAGCAGCCACCGCGAGCTCCGGTCGCTGCTCGCCTCGCTCGTGGCCATCACCGCGGTCGGCCCGTTGATCACGATCGTCTCGCCGAACGGCTTCGGGCCGTTGCAACCCCTGGGCCTCCTCTTTCGCGACACGCTCTCGAGCCAGGCGGACATCGCCGCCGCCTGCGTGTCGGGGCAGTACAGCGAAGCCTGCTCGGATGCCGTCGCCGCGGCGCGGCTCGACGGCGTCGGACCGGTGCTCGTCACGCTCCTCCCGCTCGTCGTGCTGCTCGTCTCCGCCCTCGGCATCGTGCGGGGAAGACGGGTCGCGCTCTGGCTCGCCGTCGCGGTCAACCTCTTTCTCGCCGTGCTCGGGGTGACCTACTACGGGGTCTTCCCCTCGCTCGGCGCGAACACGTTCTTCGACCTCTCGAACGGCCAGTTCGACCAGCACAGCGTCTCCGTCGTGATCTCCATCGTCCTGCCGCTGCTGATCGCAGGCCTCCTCGTCTCGTCGCTCCGCATCTTCCCCACCGAGTTCTCCTCCGGTGCGACCCCCCGCTTCTTCCTGGTCGTCGCCGCGGCCCTGGCCGTGGTCGGTTCGCTCTACCTGTCGGTCGCCTGGCTGCTCCGGAACGACTTCGCCCCCGCGGTGACCATCGGTGACCTCCTCTCGGATCTGCCCGAGCGATTCATGCCTGTCGGCTTCCTCTCCCTCGAACGCTCCGAGGTTCTGCCGTCCAGTGATGCGACGCGCCTGCTCTACGAATGGGTGGGGCCGGTCTTCTGGCTCATCGTCATCGCCGCGGCGGCGCTCTCGATCAGCCGGCTGAAGGTGGGTTCCGAGGCGAACGCGAGTGCGCGGATCCGGTCGCTCCTGCACTCCGGGGTGACGGGCTCGCTCTCCTGGATGGCGACCTGGACCGGGCACCACTACTGGTTCCAAGGGCCGGAGCCGGGAGCTCCCGCGGTCGCCTACCGGGTGATCAACGGCATCGCCATCGCGACGGGGGAGCCGCTCTGCGCTCCGGATGACCGGGCCGGAGCGATCGCGGACTTCGCCAGGTACTGCACCGACCATGGCTGGACGCCGGTGTTCTACGCGGTCTCGGGCGACCTCGTGCCGCACTTCCGCCAGATGCACTGGTCGCTCATGCAGATCGCCGAGGAGGCTGTCGTCGAGGTGTCGTCGTTCAGTCTCGAGGGCAAGAAGATGCAGGGCATCCGCACCGCCATCAACAAGGCCGTGAAGCTCGGCATCACCGCCGAGTGGACGTCGTTCGCCCGGCTGAGCGCCTCGCAGATCGCCCAGGTGCGGGACATCTCCGAGCTCTGGGTCGCCGAGAAGGACTTGCCCGAAATGGGGTTCACGCTCGGCGGACTCGACGAGCTCACCGATCCGGATGTGCGGCTCATGCTGGCCGTCGACACCGACGGCTCCGTGCTCGGCGTGACCAGCTGGCTGCCGAGCTACCGGCGCGGCGAGGTCTGCGGGTGGACCCTCGACTTCATGAGGCGGCGGCCGGACTCGGTGAACGGCGTGATGGAGTTCCTGATCGCCGAGACCATCCTTCGCGCCCAGGAGTCGGGCCTCGACTTCGTGAGCCTCTCAGCGGCGCCGCTCGCGCAAGGAGCCCCGGAGGGCGGAGAGCGGCAGGAGGGCGCCACCCAGGCGCTCCTCTCCGTGCTGGGCCGAGCGCTCGAGCCGGTCTACGGGTTCCAGTCCCTGCTGTCGTTCAAGCAGAAGTTCAAGCCCGCTCGCGTGCCGCTCTACCTCGCGTATGCCGATCCGCTCTCGCTCCCGGTGGTGGGCGTCAGCCTGGCCCGCGCCTATGTGCCGACATTCTCGGCCCGGCACGCCTTCGGCTTCCTCACCCGCGGTTCGTAG
- the leuA gene encoding 2-isopropylmalate synthase, with the protein MKNTQTASVMPIHKYRPYNETFAVDLPDRTWPAKTITEAPRWCAVDLRDGNQALIDPMNPERKRIMFDLLVRMGYKEIEIGFPSASQTDFDFVRSLIDENAIPDDVTIQVLTQARESLISRTFESLKGAKQAIVHLYNSTSILQRDVVFRSDRQGIVDLALEGARLCKQYEATIPGTTIYYEYSPESYTGTELDFALEITNQVIEIFEPTPERKVIVNLPATVEMSTPNVYADSIEWMSRRLAHRSNVILSLHPHNDRGTAVAAAELGYLAGADRIEGCLFGNGERTGNVDLVALGINMFTQGIDPQIDFSDLDGVRRTVEYCNQLKVAERHPWAGDLVYTAFSGSHQDAIKKGFEAMEADAASQGVDVDSLLWAVPYLPVDPKDLGRSYEAVIRVNSQSGKGGVAYLLKNDHKLDLPRRLQIEFSGVVQAKTDADGGEVTSDQIWDIFQDEYLPAPSSRAEDRWGRFELTRTSTSSDLTGQTSLAVDLRVGDESRSLVGGGNGPIAAFLDVLGQEGVEVRVFDYVEHALSAGGDALAAAYVECQVEGVTFWGVGIDADISTASLKAVVSAVNRAIRVTGRDRELASA; encoded by the coding sequence ATGAAGAACACCCAGACCGCATCGGTCATGCCGATCCACAAGTACCGCCCGTACAACGAGACGTTCGCCGTCGATCTGCCCGACCGCACGTGGCCCGCGAAGACGATCACCGAGGCTCCGCGCTGGTGCGCCGTCGACCTCCGTGACGGCAACCAGGCCCTCATCGACCCGATGAACCCCGAGCGCAAGCGCATCATGTTCGACCTGCTGGTGCGCATGGGCTACAAGGAGATCGAGATCGGTTTCCCGAGCGCCAGCCAGACCGATTTCGACTTCGTGCGCAGCCTGATCGATGAGAACGCCATCCCCGACGACGTCACGATCCAGGTGCTGACGCAGGCCCGGGAGAGCCTCATCTCGCGAACCTTCGAGTCGTTGAAGGGCGCGAAGCAGGCCATCGTGCACCTCTACAACTCCACGAGCATCCTGCAGCGCGATGTCGTCTTCCGGAGCGACCGGCAGGGCATCGTCGACCTGGCGCTCGAAGGTGCGCGGCTCTGCAAGCAGTACGAGGCGACGATTCCCGGCACCACGATCTACTACGAGTACAGCCCTGAGAGCTACACCGGCACCGAGCTCGACTTCGCGCTCGAGATCACCAACCAGGTCATCGAGATCTTCGAACCGACTCCCGAGCGGAAGGTGATCGTCAATCTGCCGGCCACCGTCGAGATGTCGACCCCGAACGTCTACGCCGATTCGATCGAGTGGATGTCGCGTCGACTCGCGCACCGTTCGAACGTGATCCTGTCGCTGCACCCGCACAACGACCGCGGCACGGCTGTCGCTGCGGCTGAGCTCGGCTACCTGGCCGGGGCCGACCGCATCGAAGGCTGCCTGTTCGGCAACGGGGAGCGCACCGGCAACGTCGACCTCGTCGCCCTCGGCATCAACATGTTCACGCAGGGCATTGACCCGCAGATCGACTTCAGCGACCTCGACGGCGTGCGCCGCACGGTCGAGTACTGCAACCAGCTGAAGGTGGCCGAGCGTCATCCGTGGGCCGGCGACCTCGTCTACACGGCCTTCAGCGGCTCCCACCAGGACGCGATCAAGAAGGGTTTCGAGGCCATGGAGGCCGACGCCGCGTCGCAGGGCGTCGACGTCGACTCGCTGCTCTGGGCTGTTCCCTACCTGCCGGTCGACCCCAAAGACCTCGGCCGCTCGTACGAAGCGGTCATCCGGGTCAACTCGCAGTCGGGCAAGGGCGGGGTCGCGTACCTGCTGAAGAACGACCACAAGCTCGACCTCCCGCGCCGCCTGCAGATCGAGTTCAGCGGTGTGGTGCAGGCCAAGACGGATGCCGACGGCGGCGAGGTCACGAGCGACCAGATCTGGGACATCTTCCAGGACGAGTACCTGCCGGCCCCGTCCTCCCGTGCCGAAGACAGGTGGGGTCGTTTCGAGCTCACCCGCACCAGTACGTCGAGCGACCTGACCGGCCAGACCTCCCTCGCGGTCGACCTGCGGGTCGGTGACGAGTCCCGCTCCCTCGTGGGCGGCGGCAACGGACCGATCGCGGCGTTCCTCGACGTGCTCGGCCAGGAGGGCGTCGAGGTACGCGTCTTCGACTACGTCGAGCACGCTCTCAGCGCAGGTGGCGACGCCCTCGCGGCAGCGTACGTGGAATGCCAGGTCGAGGGCGTGACGTTCTGGGGTGTGGGCATCGACGCCGACATCTCGACGGCATCGCTGAAGGCCGTGGTCAGCGCGGTGAACCGGGCGATCCGGGTCACCGGTCGCGACCGGGAGCTGGCTTCGGCCTAG
- the recO gene encoding DNA repair protein RecO — translation MPLYRDEVVVLRTHKLGEADRIVTMLSRQHGKIRAVAKGVRRTASKFGARLEPFMVADVQFFEGRTLDTITQAVTIASYGAEIASDYGSYTAASAMVETADKLTDADATQQQYLLLVGALRSLSRGEHGSSLTLDSYLLRALSMAGWAPSFFDCAVSGAPGPHSAFVVQLGGVVSDELAPPGTPRLDPDTLGLLSALLSGDWILADAAADRVKSQASGIVAAYAQWHLERGLRSLQHVDRSNEPVKTLRDAQLARHAASGTFTPTPKAPIV, via the coding sequence GTGCCCCTCTACCGTGATGAAGTCGTCGTGCTGCGCACCCACAAGCTGGGTGAAGCCGACCGCATCGTCACGATGCTCTCGCGCCAGCACGGCAAGATCCGGGCCGTCGCGAAGGGGGTGCGCCGCACGGCGTCGAAGTTCGGCGCCCGGCTCGAACCGTTCATGGTCGCCGACGTGCAGTTCTTCGAGGGGCGAACGCTCGACACGATCACGCAGGCGGTGACCATCGCCTCCTACGGCGCAGAGATCGCTTCGGACTACGGCAGCTACACCGCCGCGAGTGCGATGGTCGAGACGGCCGACAAGCTGACGGATGCCGACGCGACGCAGCAGCAGTACCTCCTCCTCGTGGGAGCTCTCCGCTCGCTGTCGCGGGGCGAGCACGGTTCGAGCCTGACGCTGGACTCCTACCTGCTCCGCGCACTGTCGATGGCGGGCTGGGCGCCGAGCTTCTTCGACTGCGCGGTCTCCGGGGCTCCCGGCCCGCACTCGGCCTTCGTCGTGCAGCTGGGCGGTGTCGTCAGCGATGAACTCGCCCCACCCGGCACGCCCCGGCTCGACCCCGACACCCTCGGTCTGCTGAGCGCGCTGCTCTCCGGTGACTGGATCCTCGCCGACGCCGCGGCAGACCGGGTCAAGTCCCAGGCCAGCGGCATCGTGGCCGCGTACGCGCAGTGGCACCTGGAGCGCGGGCTCCGTTCGCTGCAGCACGTGGACCGGTCGAACGAACCGGTGAAGACCCTCCGGGACGCGCAACTGGCCCGCCACGCAGCATCCGGAACCTTCACCCCCACACCGAAAGCCCCGATCGTATGA
- a CDS encoding isoprenyl transferase, translating to MSRVGKTSPLAAEFRPLDYTGLYPPEIPVSQVPKHVAIVMDGNGRWANARGLTRVEGHKAGEAALLDVVAGAIQIGVKHLSVYAFSTENWKRSPDEVRFLMGFNREVLHRRRDQLNEWGVRVRWAGRRPRLWASVINELQFAEQLTASNSTLTLTMCVNYGGRNELTDAVQKLAVEVAAGRLKPSGISEKLIQKNLYVPDLPDVDLFVRSSGEQRTSNFMLWQSAYAEMVFLDRLWPDFTRADLWQAIDHYTGRTRRFGGAVDTPTGP from the coding sequence ATGAGCCGAGTCGGCAAGACCTCACCCCTGGCCGCGGAGTTCAGGCCCCTCGACTACACCGGCCTGTACCCACCGGAGATCCCGGTGTCGCAGGTTCCGAAGCACGTCGCGATCGTGATGGACGGCAACGGCCGCTGGGCGAATGCCCGCGGTCTGACGCGGGTGGAGGGCCACAAGGCGGGCGAGGCGGCGCTGCTCGACGTGGTCGCCGGCGCCATCCAGATCGGGGTGAAGCACCTCAGCGTCTACGCGTTCTCCACCGAGAACTGGAAGCGCTCGCCCGACGAGGTGCGCTTCCTGATGGGCTTCAACCGCGAGGTGCTGCACCGCCGCCGCGACCAGCTGAACGAATGGGGCGTGCGGGTGCGCTGGGCCGGCCGTCGGCCGAGGCTCTGGGCGTCGGTCATCAACGAGCTGCAGTTTGCCGAGCAGCTCACCGCCTCGAACTCGACCCTGACGCTCACGATGTGCGTCAACTACGGAGGGCGCAACGAGCTCACGGATGCTGTGCAGAAGCTCGCCGTCGAGGTGGCGGCCGGGCGGTTGAAGCCGTCGGGCATCTCGGAGAAGCTCATCCAGAAGAACCTCTACGTGCCCGATCTGCCCGACGTCGACCTCTTCGTCAGGAGCTCGGGCGAGCAGCGCACCAGCAACTTCATGCTCTGGCAGTCGGCGTACGCGGAGATGGTCTTCCTCGATCGGCTGTGGCCCGACTTCACCCGCGCGGATCTCTGGCAGGCGATCGACCACTACACCGGCCGCACCCGCCGCTTCGGCGGCGCCGTCGACACCCCCACCGGCCCGTGA